Genomic window (Sulfurimonas sp.):
TAATTCTTCCTTATACTTTTTCATCTCCATAACAAAAAAGTTATTTGCTTGTATATAATCTTCTTGCTCATCTAAAACATACTTTAATTGTCTAAATGTATCCCGACTAGCGTTTATTTTCGAAATATTACCCCATAAAAATAAATTAAATTTTGCACCATCAAAAGATGTCTTGTCTATTGTAATACTTCCCGTAATCTCTTCAATATTAAAGTTATTAAAATAAGTATTTGCAAATTCTATTTTATGAAATTTCAAATATTTTAATATTTTAATGTTATTGAATTGTATATAATCAGCTTTTTGAGATACTTTTTCCAAATAAAACTTTTCAACAACTATATTCTCTATTATTAATGTTGATTTTTCAACAAGTTTTACATTATTCATATTTAAAACTTTAGTTTCTGACTTAATAAATTTACATTTCTCTAAGATACAATTTTGAAAAATAAAGGTGCAAAATTTATTTTTTAAATTTGATATTTCACTATTAATTATCTTTGATTCTTGTATTTCTATAACACAACTATTATTTTCAATAAGACTTTGATTAAATATAAAGAATTCCATATCATTTTTTATATTTATTGTTGAAGACTTAAATGTGCAATTATTAAACTCTAATTTATTTTTTACATAATTTTTTATTATTACATCATCCAAAAATAAACATTCTTCAAAAGATACTTCATCCTTTTTATATTCTTCATTACTGAAATAAGGAAAAATATACTGATTTAATTGATTTTCTTCTAAACTATTGAATTTTTCCCAAAAAAACTCTATTTTATATTTGTCCCATTTTTCAAGAGTATCATCTATTTCATAGTCTTCATTTACCCATTCTTGCTTATCGCAATGAAATATACATAAATCATTTTCATATTTGCTGTAATCACAATTATGATGATTGCAAGTCAACGCTCGACCTTCACAAAAAATACTCTCTCTTTATTATCATCATGCTTACTTTTACCAGTTGTAAATGCCTTATAGTCTTTCTCAAAAACTTTTACTTTCCCTCGTCTTGACATAGATTTTATTATCTCTTCATCAGATATTTTTGCATTACTTCTAGAGTTACCTCTATCACCCATGTTGTTGTATGAGAGCAAGATATATTTACATTTTGCATTTATTATCAAGTCATCAAAACTATCGGCTGCACTTTTAAGTGAGTATTCACTTTTGATTTTGGAACGGTCAAACTTTTTTGCTACTCCAAAAACTTCTGGTTTTTTCCATTGTGTTAAGTTTTCAAGTAGATGGTAAGTATCACAATATTGTCTTGAATTATAGGGAGGGTCTAAATAAAGCACATCACATTCTATATCTCGTATGAGCATATTAGCATCTATATTATGAACTTCATTTCTTCTATTTTTATCCAAATCTATATCTAGCATCTTCATCTCGAACTTTTGCTCTCGTATCTCTTTTTTTATGTAAGCATCATAATGCCCAACAGTATTTGCTATGCGGTCAATAGAATAGTTAAGCGAGGTTAAAAGTATATGTTTTTCTTTTAAGTTTATAGCATCTTCTAAAAAAAATCTTTTTATCTCTTCTCTTATAAAACCGATTTTTTTTGCAATCTTTTTTGAAAAATATCTTCCGCCGAAGTTTTTAGAAAAGTAGTTCTCTCTTGAGGTCGTAGATGCGTTAAACTCTTTTATGATTCTTTGTAACTTAGTCTCATCAAAATCTTCATAATTTAAAAAAGCATTTAGAGATACAAAGTTTTGATAGAGTAAGTCATTGGAGATTATCTTTTTATTTTTATCGTTAAAGTATGAACTAACTACACCCGTTCCTGAAAATATATCACAAAATGAGTCAAACTCTCCAACTTCTTTTTTTA
Coding sequences:
- a CDS encoding DNA adenine methylase, which codes for MYKISQRRYLGNKNSILDFIDDIIKKEVGEFDSFCDIFSGTGVVSSYFNDKNKKIISNDLLYQNFVSLNAFLNYEDFDETKLQRIIKEFNASTTSRENYFSKNFGGRYFSKKIAKKIGFIREEIKRFFLEDAINLKEKHILLTSLNYSIDRIANTVGHYDAYIKKEIREQKFEMKMLDIDLDKNRRNEVHNIDANMLIRDIECDVLYLDPPYNSRQYCDTYHLLENLTQWKKPEVFGVAKKFDRSKIKSEYSLKSAADSFDDLIINAKCKYILLSYNNMGDRGNSRSNAKISDEEIIKSMSRRGKVKVFEKDYKAFTTGKSKHDDNKERVFFVKVER